One Methanobacteriaceae archaeon genomic region harbors:
- a CDS encoding ABC transporter permease yields MRKIFISLILPVSVVIIWAILTTFTGLIPSYFLPSPSEVLQSFETLLMNGQLVQDTSLTLMRVVLGLTVSALVGIPLGILMGWSNTVKDFSSLMVGIIRPIPPIAWIPFAILWFGVGLESAIFIIFVGSVFPILINTMDGVKRVDKVLLESAYTLGASNRQVLQKVAVPASLPSIVTGLKVGVGVGLMCTVAAEMIGSNSGLGYLIFTSTSMLDTGSAIVGMLTIGVIGLGADYLFSRIEKEVSW; encoded by the coding sequence ATGAGAAAAATATTTATTTCACTGATATTACCTGTTTCAGTAGTTATAATCTGGGCCATTCTAACAACTTTCACTGGATTGATACCATCTTATTTCCTTCCCAGCCCATCTGAAGTACTACAATCATTTGAAACGCTTTTAATGAATGGACAATTAGTTCAAGACACATCATTAACTTTAATGAGAGTTGTGCTGGGTTTAACAGTTTCTGCACTGGTAGGCATCCCCTTAGGAATTCTGATGGGGTGGTCTAATACTGTGAAAGACTTTTCTAGCCTCATGGTAGGGATTATTCGTCCTATCCCACCTATAGCCTGGATACCATTTGCCATTTTATGGTTTGGTGTGGGCCTGGAATCAGCAATTTTTATAATATTCGTAGGAAGTGTTTTCCCCATACTGATAAATACCATGGATGGAGTTAAAAGAGTAGATAAAGTTCTTTTAGAGTCAGCTTACACATTAGGTGCCAGTAATAGACAAGTGCTGCAAAAAGTGGCCGTTCCAGCTTCTTTGCCCAGCATTGTCACCGGATTGAAAGTTGGTGTAGGTGTGGGATTGATGTGTACCGTAGCAGCAGAAATGATAGGATCCAATAGCGGTTTGGGGTACCTCATATTCACCTCCACCAGCATGTTAGACACTGGAAGTGCTATAGTGGGAATGCTAACCATTGGAGTTATTGGATTAGGGGCCGACTATCTTTTTAGTAGAATAGAGAAGGA